The DNA region AAGATTTCCTGGCTGAGTTTGATTTCGTGATGGAGTATAAGACAGGGAGGACCAATGTTGTGGCTGATGCATTGAGTCGATGGTGGAACTCACCGCGATCAGCCGACTTGAGAGTCCATTGTTGGGTCGGATCAAGGAAGGGCTGCAGCATGACGCTAAAGCCCGCATTCTCTTGGAGCTCGCTCGCGAAGGGAAGTCACAGCAATTTTGGTGCGAGGACGACCTTGTTTACACCAAGGGTCGTCGAGTCTACGTGCCGCTCTATGACAACCTCATGCGGGAGATTCTACGGGAGTGCTATGATTCAAAGTGGGCCGATCACCCAGGGATTCACCGCACTTTGGCACTCGTCGAAGAGCGGTACTATTGGCCCCAACTGCGGGATGATGATGAGACTTTCGTGAAGACTTGTCTTGTGTACCAACAGGACAAGACAGAGTAGAAGTCGCCTGCAGGACTCCTCGAGCCTCTCCCCATTCCAGAGCGTTCTTGGGAGAGTGTTTCGATGGATTTCATAGTCAACCTTCCGAAGTCGGAGGGATGTCAAACGTTGATGGTCGTGGTTGATCCATTCTCGAAGTATGCGACGTTCATCCCGGCCAAGAAGGACTGCCCAGCGGAAGAGGCAGCCCGACTCTTCATGAAGCACGTGGTCAAGTATTGGGGCGTGCCGACCACGATAGTGAGTGATCGTGATCCTCGATTCACGGGGCGATTCTGGACTGAGCTCTTCGAGCTTTTGGGCACGAGCTTGAACTTCTCTACAAGTCTCCATCCTCAAACCGATGGCCAAACGGAGAGGGTGAATGCACTCTTGGAGTTGTACCTACGACATTACGTGAGCACAACACAAAAGGATTGGGCGACGATGATCGATGCAGCCCAATTCTCCTATAACCTACAAAGAAGCGAGTCCACTGGCAAAAGTCCCTTCGAGATTGTGACGGGCCAGCAGCCATCAACCCCGAGTACGGTGGCATCGGGCTACAAGGGGAATAGCCCAACGGCGTACAAGCTCGCCAAGAGTTAGCAAGAGGAGGCGGACTTGGCACAGTCTTGCCTCAACAGGGAGACGAAGCGAATGAAGAAGTAGGCCGATAAGAAGAGTTGCCACGTCGAGTATAGTGTGGCCGACCTTGTGTTGGTGAAGCTACACAACATTCTCCAACATAAGGACGTGCACAAGGGGCCTTACACGGAGATACGAGGGCCCATTCCAAGTCCTCCAGCGCGTAGGTAACGTGGCGTATAAGGTGGAACTCCCTAAGAAGCTAAACCTCCACCCGGTATTCCACGTGAGTATGCTAAAGCCGTTCCAGGAGGACAAGGAAGATCTaagcagggccgagtcctcgTGTGCACCAATTGGGGCAAAGGCGGCATACGACCAGGATGTTGAGCAAATCTTGGCTGATCGGGTCGTGAGGAAACGTTGGTGCAAGCCGAAGCGTGAGTACCTCATCAAATGGAAAGGGTTACCCGAGAGTGAGGCAAGTTGGGAACCTGCCGAAAACTTGTGGCAGTTTACAAAGTAGATCGAGGCTTTTTATGCAGAGGATGCGACGAGGGCGTCGCCAGAATAGGTGGGGGAGAATGTTACGAACGGACCTTCCTAACTTCGAAGATGATCAGGAGAGCCCGAAGTTGTTGAGGTTTGCTAGGAAATGCGTGCGATGGAGTCTTTTAGAGAGCCTCGGTCCCCGAACCTTCTAGAAGTCTCCCGAGTCTTCTGTAATTAATATCGGTAGTTGGGATAATTGCATTTATACTGGTAGATGGTAGAAGTAGTTGGATGTACATTAAATACCAAGTTCCTATATAAGGGCCTCACCTTCTCATTTGTACACACACTTGAAAAAGCAATACAAGTATCATTCTCCAGAATTTGTCTCTctagtttctctctctagaagtTCTGTGAAGGGAAAAGCTGCCTAGAATAGCGATTCTAGGGCCGCACAGGTAGGGAACGCTAGATAAAATAGCAAGCCCGTGACatatgcatatgtatatatagtaaataCATCATTTGTTGTgcttaaattttctatatgtGTTTCCAGTTCTTTTCCCTCGTGAGTTTGAATCATCATGTGACACGAACCAATACCGGATAAGAATGAATCGCCTCAGTTGGTTCGCATACGTGAAGCAAATGGAACCTAATTTATCATTAGAATGAGGAAGAGTTTCTAGTTTAGTGAAACATGACATCAACTCGAAAATAAGAGGTCATGAATTCGATCATTATCGGTGGGCCTTATGTGCTCTTATACTTCgcttattttctatttttgtgcTAAATTCATAGGACTCCCTAATgatccgaaaaaaaaaatatatcattaagTTGCCacgaaaaatattatatacttATGTTGGTGAAActagaaatataaattatgtataattataattaggaCCATGATTAATATCTACGATAGTTCAGTTTTATTGGACATTAATTAAGATTTAATGTGTTAtcaaactaaaataaaaaattataatgtgTTTGGGAGATTTTTAGCAAGAGAGTGTagaggggaggggaggagaGGAGGGAAGAGAATGAGAGTATCATCTTGTTTGGGATTTGATCAGCATGGCAGATGAGAGGATGGAAAGAATATGAGATAAACTTGCAAATTATTGGGagaaaaaactatatatttctattagttttattattataatgtGCAAGTGACATGTCGAACGGTGAGAAAAGAAAGTGTGTGTTACGTAAATTAAATTGTGAAATCCTCAACTTCATGTAGAATTTAACCTTCCAATTGTGAATTtcgattatattatatttgtgtCTTATTCGACTAACTTTTGATTAGTTTCCCATAATTATTCATTTGtagtaaaatataattaaagaaattttaaaaaaaataaaaaatatactcGAAAATGGGATTGAATTTCTtgagatatgatatatattttaaattttaatatgctaaatattaatatcaatcgttaatacaaatatataagagCTGGAGAATAGAGGAAGAAATACCACATAAGCCAAAACATGACAAATCCTATTGTTACGTTGAATTGATATTCTAATTTcagtttaataaatttttattattttttatttcaaataattacagaattttctgaaagattaaaaatttttcttaaaaatcaGAAAGAATTAATCATAGATAAACgtgatatttctttttaaaattcaatgtATTATATACCGTCTCTCTATTAATAATAGTTTTTGCTTATAGCCTAATCCCATCTCTAGACTCCCACTCTTCGTATACAGGTGTAGATATTATCAAATGCTTACCTCTATCCTTGTACACGCTTAAAAGAAGAAATGCAACGTGTATGGAAGTGTCAATTGCAGTATTTGTTTCCTGGCAATGTActgttcaatttttctttagccaaaatatatatactatataccaacgtgagttggttcaagtagttcgatatttgttttctttaattaaggTTTCAtgttcgagtattgtgaatgaaaaaaatttatgttggGAGAGCTATATCTCTTAATGGGCTGATTCGGCTCAATTGGATTAGTTAGAGTCTATGAGATTTCTAGATATCAGAATTCacagcaatatatatatatactttatgTAAGTCCGTACCAAATTATACATTGGTTAGTATAGCCCCGTTATGCTTAGGTACTGAGTGATTGTCGTGCTTAGATGATCTCGACACATAACTTGATGATCATTTATATTAATGTTTAGAAAATTTGGAACCATTTGATCAGACATTGATTGGAGATGATTGGAGACAAAATCGTCAATTCATACTCCTTTAATCACCCACTCACCTTTAATCTCCACAATTCTCTCCAAACACCCACTTATTTCTGTTCCCCCAATATGTTTGCCCATTTCTCTCACTCACGAAAATAATTTAGTCATTTTCCTCCTAAATCAAACTTTTTatacattttattattaataaattttaaatacaaccgaaaaatcaataattttaataatgctGTATGGTAAATTCCGTAATTAGAAAAATCTACgatcaataattaaaatttatattaaatgtCCAGTAGCGCGAGCACaaaagtctaataaatttaaaattgggAAAATAAAACTGAAAAGGTTGAGGAGAAAAGTCAATAGTTGTCGAATCTTTGTTCTTTAGGATCACATTAAGACAATTCAGAAACAGAAATTtagtaaattttcttaattgacGTAATATCCACTCACGATTTAATCCCTAATCCGGGTGAGAGTTTGATATGACATGCATGCTGATATATATGCTGTCCCATTTGATCATGTTTTAGTTAAGAAGTACGTTGACGTAAAATCAACCGTTCATCTTCCAGCGTTATGATATCCTGATACAATACCCATCTCAATAAATCTTACATAATCTGATGTTATCGTCCCTTCATTTGCTTAAGGGTAGGCACTGGGATGAGAATTATTCTAGGAGCTAGTTAGCTCAATTAATTGCCCTGGTTTAGTGACACATATGGTATTATGCATAAGTACGTACTAGCTCGGAATCCATGCAGTGGTGGTCATGTGACGGGAAAAATATAGTTTTTCTTCTCAATGCGCGTGTCCAGGTAGCGAACTCGATGAGCTGAAGGTAAAGTTCACCTACTAATTAATAATGCAATTTGCAACTTATTATACATTACGCGTGGAACATATTTAATGTTAGTCCCGTATATATCATGTAACAACATCAAACTACGGAAAGTGCTTCACAAAAAAATTGTCGCCAATATATAAACCCAAATATCGTACATAATTTTTCTAGGGCCATCCATTCTATATAATCATAATTTGAGGAAATTTGTGTTTCGACAGAAGTTTTGTATAATAATTAGAAATTCCTTTGAAAATATATGCAATTTTAAAGTggcatatataaattaatggtTGATATAGTGTACGTTaccaaataaatttaaattgatagacgataaaaaaattgttatttaAATAGGTATTGACAAATCTATCAAAttgttataattattttattttccatggTAAGATATGCTAATATATTtggtacaatgaaataaaaattctaacaaCTAATAAAGAGACATCCGTAGTTCTACAATATTATTGAATATAGGACCTCTTGGTTATTAGGCGAGAACATGCGCTACTAGACTACCCTATTTTTGatataattgattaataaCATAACCTGGAAGTCGTGGATATTGATTATTTTACCTgaaactaattaaaaattgGCCAACTTGTATAATGGTTCTATTATTGTGAGCGGTTTTTCATGGGATAATTCAACATACCTCTACAAATTAATCATCGATCGTGTAAGGATTGGTGCCATTTGATCTCATTAATTAACATGTTTTTAATATCGcgttattattttaaattatccaTCCATAAATTCTATCCCTTCTTCATCATCCACGCGTGCTGACATAATCAATATTATGTTTCTTCCAcaacagaaaataaattctttaacgactaatatattttttaatctagTTGGTAAAATCTACTAAAACTCCAGAACTTGGCTGGAAATCAATCATCAAAGATGATGTAGCGCACACTTTCATCGAATAGGTGGCATGAGCTTTCGGGTTCTTAGCCGCCTTCACATGTCAGTGCGTCGATATTCAGTGGCACTGTCCGTATCCTTTTATTTGATATAAAGATTTCTCTATTATTGTACTAATTTCATGGATCTCCTTTATAATCCAAAAAGAAAGATGATTTTTTagcaacaaaaaataatttaattgctCAAAAATCGTCTTTAACAACtaaaattgattatttattttctataaattaattagttttttttattatttttcagtgTTTATTTGTCACATAttccttaatttgttttgatAATAATCCGTATTAAACAATTATCGTTTTAATTGGAAAGACTCCTATATACTGTATCATATATAGAACCCTTCtttgtaataatttttctaaattgtctATATTCTAGTAATAGCTTGCTCACATGTAATATGCAAGAAAGATCTAAGGAGAAAATCAGACCGAAAGAGGGGTTGACGAGGACTCTGCGTACAAGCAGCGGCGTGATATTAAGCTGCTGCTTCGTCAAAAATCTCAACCAAccaaaaaatttctaaaaccATCGAAAGCTGAAGGaatatgacatatataatatacatatatatatatatatatattatatcttatAATGCAAAATATTGCCACCACAAGATCCTCCTTTCACGTAAGCATCATGCATGGCCCAATCACGCGTCATTGAGAAAAAACATTCACGTAACACATATATCAGTCAAATTGAACTAATAATAATCAAGCAGTCCATTTGCTCGGATAAATTGCTTACATGCAATAtccttttcttgtttttccCTTGTGGCTCATCCCAGGGACGTAGTAGGAGAGAGTACGGAGATATAACGTGCATGGGAGGCATCCGATAACCTTACGTTACTAGTGTGAATCAAATCCAGATGCTCTTGGGATAAAATGGACGAAGATCAATACAACTGCATTAATGGATTCACGTAGCAATAATTAACTTATGGACTATGGTTTTGGGAGAAGgtcgccttttttttttgggtgaaattgCGGGTGGCCTAAAGGTGCTTCCAGATTCAGGGACCAAGTCGGTTCGGGAGTTGCTTTGCCTTGACAATGACATGATTTTACGAATTGCCAGACTGTCTTGGTTAAATTGTTATTTTGATGAACGCTATACCACCAAAGCACATCGTTCTCTCGTATTATTGAATGATTTTTTAATAGGGCATACCCTGACATTTGTATGCTTTTCaaagtattttattattagatTAATTTTTCGATTATAGGAGAGATTTATATCCTAACACAATAATaggaaaagcaaaataaaGGGTACCAAAGTCCtaacattatatttttttattaatagaaTTGAATTAATGTTAGTTAATACTTTTAAGAGAGAAAATACAATACGCCACTGATTTTTTCATGACTTGCGTGAGGAGGATAACCATGGCCCCAGCGCATCTTGTATTGGAAAAAATTTTGTCCCATGGACGGTTTTTCAAGTACACTTCTTCGTTCCTAATTAATTCGATCACTatcaaattgaaattgaaactcACCTCCATCCCAAGTGCCCTTGCCCTATATAAAGAAAGCCCTTACACCTCAAAATCCAAAACCatatcaaattcaaattccCATATAACCCTCCAAATTACTTATCCATCTATCGAGAGCTCCTCTCTAAATCTCTTCATGGGCAATAATATCAAGCTGCTAGACAAGCTCCTTTATGCTTGCTTCCTAGCCTTGTCATTCCGTCTTGTATCCATAAATGGTGAACAATTAACATCATGCGCCCAGACTCCTTATCCCGATACGTGCAACTACTATTTGACACGCGACAGCATGCTGTTATCATCCCAAGAGGAGAAGACGTTTGCGTTTCATGATTTGGCGCTTAGGGTCACCATGGACCACACTGTCCAGGTTCATCGTCTTGTGTCCTCGATGGATGTGAGCTCCTTTGATGGTCGAGCCAGGTCGGCTTGGTCCGACTGTCTGGAGTTGTATGAGGACACAATGCACCAGTTAAACCGTTCTATGAGCTCAAACACCGTTAATCCTCGTGATTCACAGACGTGGCTGAGCGCCACGATCACCAACCATGTAACATGCCAAAACGGGTTTAAAGAGCTAAAGGTAGAGTCAAATCTACAACGCTTCCCGAATTTGATGTTGACCAACTTCTCCAGGTTGCTTAGCAACTCGCTAGCCATCAACAAGGGGTACACGATATCATCCCCTCCGAGCTCCATCCATCTCCATGAAGAGAGTGGCAATGGAGGCAACCGGCGGCTGTTGGCTGATGGCTTCCCGTCATGGGTTTCAGCCTCTGACAGGAAGCTCCTCCAGTCGACAGCAGCGCCCAAGGCCGACCTTGTGGTGGCTAATGACGGGTCGGGTGACTTCAAGACCATCTCTGAGGCGGTGGCGGCTTCAGCCAAGCGACGCAGTGGGGACAAGAGGTTCGTGATATACGTGAAAGCGGGGACATACAATGAGAATGTGGAGATTAAAAGGTCAATGAAGAATTTGATGATTGTTGGAGATGGGAAGGATGCCACGGTCGTAACTGGGAGTCGAAATGCCAAAGATGGCTCCACCACCTTTCGGTCAGCAACTTTTGGTAAGTTATTTATCTTACATTTAGAAGAAAATAAGTCATTTCTAACGATGACCAATCGATGGgaaataattattcttttttcaacCTGATTGATTATGACTTCGATTGATGTATTGATCAGTACAAAGAACAAAACCAGAACTTCTTCtaccaatatatattattctagAAAAGGACCATGCAAGAGGATAATATGATTGGTTAAAGTTCTCTTTTCATTTACATACCCATGCAAGTCTGAGTAAATTCCGTTAAGTCATAAACATAATCCATGCATACCCCAATAGgtgattaaaaattattcaatagACTATCAACATCATTCGCGTTATTACCTACCAAGATACCTTTTTGAACCACATGGTTGTGATcttcataaaataataaatatgtaataagTACCCACATGAGTTAGCTCAAACGGTTCGAcgcttgttccgcttaagtaaTGTCTCGGATTGGAGTTCTTATGAATGCAAAAAACTCACGTTGGGAGATTTTTACCTTTTAGTGTGCCAACTCGGCTCGACTAGATTAGCCGGGGTCCAATTGAGCTTTCGGATACCAGGGTTTACACcgtaaatatataataagtaaATCGAGGAACGAACATAGGAGTTAGATCGAGAACAAGCCGATTTCTTTGTAGGGGTAATCtgaatataaatttttcaacTTGGGTGGGAGGTTGGGTGGGGAggtgaataataataatttcataaaaatttgaaggataatatacaaatttcctcaaaatatcgaaatttttGGGGTGGGGGTCGGAGGGTGACTGCCCTCCTAGGCCCTCGTCGGTCCATCCTTGAGTAAACGCTTATGTAACGAATGGATATCTTCTCATAGACACACGGATATTAGGATTATGTTAAAGGATATCTGCATAGATTTGTCAACGCAAATTATGTGGAATAATGAATGGTTTCTTCAATTAATGAGACAGCTaagaatttgattttgatgCCAAACTTATGCTGTGGTGATGATGCAACTCGCATATAAATTACACCAACCACTTCTTCGTTTCGGTATATCATTGGGTTGatctaacttttttttttctatagatatatgtatatcattctacataataaatatatatattatgtatgtatacaAAACTATACATGCAACACAACCTGATATTATTTTCAacatttcaactttttttataatatgtcGACTTTGACATGAAAGAGATGGTTTACGTGTGAGAGGAGAATTAATCCCATGTCTCCTGTTTCATCGACAgagataattaattactaaAGAATACTAAAATATGTAACTGTATTTTCTTTCAGCTGTCATGGGTGCCGGCTTCATCGCGAGGGATATGACATTTCAAAACACCGCGGGCCCACAGAAACACCAAGCCGTGGCTCTCCGGTCCGGCTCGGACTTCTCCGTCTTCTACAGCTGTAGCTTCAAGGGCTATCAGGACACGCTGTACGTCTACTCTCAGCGCCAATTCTACCGTGAATGCGACGTCTATGGCACGGTGGACTTTATCTTTGGGGACGCTGTGGTCGTTCTACAAAACTGCAACATCTACGCCAGGAAGCCCATGTCTGGGAAATGGAACACCGTGACAGCTCAGGCGAGGACTGACCCCAACCAAAACACCGGAATAATAATTCACGGGTGCCGTATCACGGCTGCCTCTGACTTGAAGCCGGTGCAAGGTTCTGTCAAGACGTATCTTGGTCGGCCCTGGCAGAAGTACTCGAGGACGGTGATCATGATGAGCTCCTTGGATGGACTGATTGACCCACAAGGTTGGCTTCCATGGAGTGGGAGTTTCGCTCTGAGCACTCTCTATTATGGTGAATACATGAATACAGGATCTGGTGCCAGCACGAGTGGAAGGGTGAAATGGCCAGGCTATCACGTGATTACAAGCGCATCTGACGCTAGAAAATTTACGGTCGGGAACTTCTTGGCTGGAAACTCATGGATTCCGGCTACCGGAGTACCATTTTTGGTGGGTCTCTGATGAAAGTGGATATTTCCTGGTCAATATTTCTAAGCATGAAAAGGTGGGTTATTAGCTGTAAAACTATAAATAGGAAAATGACATGAAGTTGGGAAAGGTTGTCATATAGTTTGTGTCAGTATCCAGATGCCCTTGTTGGCTTCAAATTTGTCAAAGTCAAGCAGAAAACTGTACAAAATGAATAAAAGTGAAGTTTGATGATGCAGTCAGTTTATATCATTTGCGACAAAAGGAGTTTCACTTTACAATTGGCCGTACGGTTAATTGGGCCTTTATGCAAGTAGACCGCCTCAACTGGGAGAATTATGAGGTGAGGCACGTTCACCACGCCACCCGTGAACTAAGCCAGTGGAAAGCGCACACATGTGCATTCCTCTGctctaaaatttaaaaacgaCCCAaaactttttccttttaaaaagtTGATCAAATTCCTTCTCTAtcctctcctcttcctaaTTCTTCTCCTGGacgattttcttttcttggagtGCGAGCCCCTGACTTTCATTGGAGAGGGCAAGTTAGACGGAGAAGAGGGAACCGGGAGGGACGTTGCGCAAAATATACAATAGTAGAAGAAATTCTGAACGAAAAGCAAAAAGGACGCACGAAATTGATTACCCAGTTCGTCAGAGAATAAATTCTGACTACGTCTGGGGGCGTCGCCAAGTCAGatattctattattttttagttagAGTCACAAGAGATATAAGCTGCTACTTATAAAAGGAATCTCTCTAATTACATCACTAATGGGCCGAACTGAAAAGCAGAACAAAACATGGGCCATAACTCAATCTGGATCGCAGCTCTCGATCTAGAATCACAGTACTTCAGGCTCCATAACTCAACAATCTCTCACTTGGAGTTTGAACACGAATGTAAttatctcttcatcttcacaaTCAACAAATAACCCATAAATGACGACGGCGCCAATCCTCGAACTTCTCAAGCTCCAAGGCCAGTTGAAGCCATGCATAGCTTCAACTTCTTTAAGGTCACAGCCTTAGTTAACATGTCAGCAAGATTATCGCTTCCTCGAATCTTCATTAGTTGCAAAGCCTTCTTTTCCAAGAGATGTCGAATGTAATGATACTTCAACTCAATGTGCTTTGTTTTCGAATGAAAAGCTGGATTCTTAGCTAAGAAAATAGCGCTCTGACTATCACTGTAAAGAATACTGTTCTTCTACTCTTTCCTCAGTTCACACAAGAAATTCTGCAACCATATCATTTCTTTACTAGCCTATGTCATTGCTATATACTCCGCTTCTGTAGTAGACAAAGCCACTGTCTTCTGCAACTTAGAAGCCCAAGAAACCGATGCACCACTAAAAGTAAACACATACTCGGTAGTACTTTTCCTTTTATCAAGATCACCTGCCAAATCAGCATCAACATAACCATTCAAAACCATGTTCTCGCCTTCGAAACATAGAGCCCTCTCTGTGGTACCTTGCAAGTATATGAAgatccactttattgcttcccAATGCTGCTTACCCGGATTACTCATATATCTGCTCACAACTCCCCATGCATGCGCAATATCTGGTTTAGTACACACCATAGCATACATAATACTTCCAACTGCTGAAGCATAGGGGGTTTTCTCCATATGAGCACGCTCTAAATCACTTTTAGGTGAATCCCTTTTTGATAGCTTAAAATGGCTGCCCATAGGAGTACTTACTGGCTTTACTTTATCCATACAGAATCTCTTCAAAACTTTTTCAATGTATTCAGCCTGTGAAAGGAATATCTTTCCTGCCACTTTATCTCGATTAATCCTCATACCTAGGATTTGTTTAGCCTCCCCAAGATCCTTCATATCAAACTGTTTAGACAATTGCTTCCTCAACTTATACATCTCCTGAGCACAAGAGCCTGCTATCAACATGTCATCAACATATAATAGCAAAATAATAAAGCTATTGTCAAACCTCTTGAAGTAGCAACaattaggggtgtgcacgagtaccgggtatacccggaaccggtcggaacctacccgttagagtagggtccgggtagctcgtattgaaaatatgatagGTTCCAGGTATTAAAATCAGGAACCGATAAaaatcggttccggttcctaCCTTCAGGGTACCCGAaaccggttatttattaaaaaaaaagagaaaagagtaaagttactgtcttttttaatgaatcagaacataGGCACTTTGTTGTGTGGGATCGTATTACggatgtttaattttgtcgatgaattgatgagatatattatttttttgttgttgtggattaatctaaatctttgttgatattctatttggcatgattactgattatgtatgtgacattttcgattttatttagccagagaaaaaaatttataggttcAAACAgggttccgggtaggttccggttccataattcaacagggtagggtccggttccaaaatcttggaacctgtccaagatagggtccgggtatcgtgaaaaatacagggtaTTCGGAACCAATCACCCCTAGCAACAATGATCAGAATTGCATCTGACAAACTCGATCTCATGCATGAACCCATCAAACTTCATGTACCACTATCTTGGGGCTTGTTTCAAGCCATACAAACTTTTTTGTAGCTTACACACAAGTTCACTGTCACCTTCAGACTAGTATCCTTCTGGTTgcttcatatatatgttttcgtTAAGACCACCATGAAGAAAGGCTGTTTTTACATCCATCTGCTCTAAGAATAAATTCTCAACAACAACTATGCTCAAAACTAATCTAATAGTAGTTAGCTTCACAACATGAgagaatatatctatataatcaATACCTTATTTCTACTGAAAACCCTTCACAACCAAC from Punica granatum isolate Tunisia-2019 chromosome 3, ASM765513v2, whole genome shotgun sequence includes:
- the LOC116198734 gene encoding pectinesterase-like translates to MGNNIKLLDKLLYACFLALSFRLVSINGEQLTSCAQTPYPDTCNYYLTRDSMLLSSQEEKTFAFHDLALRVTMDHTVQVHRLVSSMDVSSFDGRARSAWSDCLELYEDTMHQLNRSMSSNTVNPRDSQTWLSATITNHVTCQNGFKELKVESNLQRFPNLMLTNFSRLLSNSLAINKGYTISSPPSSIHLHEESGNGGNRRLLADGFPSWVSASDRKLLQSTAAPKADLVVANDGSGDFKTISEAVAASAKRRSGDKRFVIYVKAGTYNENVEIKRSMKNLMIVGDGKDATVVTGSRNAKDGSTTFRSATFAVMGAGFIARDMTFQNTAGPQKHQAVALRSGSDFSVFYSCSFKGYQDTLYVYSQRQFYRECDVYGTVDFIFGDAVVVLQNCNIYARKPMSGKWNTVTAQARTDPNQNTGIIIHGCRITAASDLKPVQGSVKTYLGRPWQKYSRTVIMMSSLDGLIDPQGWLPWSGSFALSTLYYGEYMNTGSGASTSGRVKWPGYHVITSASDARKFTVGNFLAGNSWIPATGVPFLVGL